In one window of Tumebacillus algifaecis DNA:
- a CDS encoding DUF1450 domain-containing protein — MGIVIVEVCDVNPASGLDLERLETTYPGTSVIRTPCLSNCSECAVHPYAYVNGEIHWADTTDELWNKLGAAIEAELAELL, encoded by the coding sequence ATGGGAATCGTGATTGTGGAAGTTTGCGATGTCAACCCGGCTTCCGGATTGGATCTGGAACGTTTGGAGACCACATATCCTGGCACGAGCGTCATCCGCACGCCCTGCCTCAGCAACTGTTCGGAGTGTGCAGTTCACCCTTATGCCTATGTTAACGGCGAGATTCACTGGGCTGACACGACGGACGAACTTTGGAACAAACTCGGAGCGGCGATCGAAGCAGAACTTGCCGAACTGCTCTAG
- a CDS encoding helix-turn-helix domain-containing protein, producing MSTLGEKIRMLRKKVGLSQRALAEGLVTKSMISQIETNKIQPSADLLTRIAQRLSVRPEQLLPTKHEDHERLVCYKQAQAFLTLRHFAEALPLLQTCLEDPHPSWSLLRLTYRTACCQQQLGAYQEARRLYEKALHHAICEEQTGEMIRLHVRLGEVAQSLGQLELALVEWRRAERELERHPAPPEEPLLALDVCLYLANGLRKLGGSREALHHYRLAEQFLQRLPEQTRRRAEVQFGIGLVLEKLEQFETAESCFEHAASLYLRAIDKRMATLARISRGRLLGKTGRHEEALTELRASLQEAKSLSCPEVEVRAYCELSQACEAMGKRMLAESLLQKGLAVKCECPVERGLTFLALAELHRDAQRYEEALEAVRQALYLLHENMEELLVVYQLLTDLYKRQEDYEQASFWAERADRLVGKQMQQRGWKA from the coding sequence GTGTCCACGCTTGGCGAGAAAATCCGCATGTTGCGGAAAAAAGTCGGTCTGTCACAGCGTGCTTTAGCAGAAGGATTGGTTACCAAAAGCATGATCTCGCAGATTGAAACCAACAAAATCCAACCTTCTGCCGATCTGTTGACGAGGATTGCACAACGGCTTTCTGTGCGTCCAGAGCAGTTGTTGCCGACAAAACATGAAGATCATGAACGTCTGGTCTGCTACAAGCAGGCTCAGGCGTTTTTAACATTGCGACACTTTGCCGAAGCGTTACCGTTGCTACAAACATGTTTGGAAGATCCCCACCCCTCATGGTCGCTGTTGCGGTTAACGTATCGGACGGCTTGCTGTCAGCAGCAGTTGGGGGCATATCAGGAGGCGCGGCGGCTCTATGAAAAGGCGTTGCACCATGCGATTTGTGAAGAGCAGACTGGTGAGATGATCCGTCTTCATGTGCGGCTTGGGGAAGTGGCACAGTCGTTAGGGCAATTGGAACTGGCGTTGGTCGAGTGGCGGCGGGCCGAGCGGGAACTAGAACGCCATCCTGCTCCACCAGAAGAGCCGCTTCTAGCGCTCGATGTCTGTTTGTATCTGGCGAACGGACTGCGCAAATTGGGCGGCTCACGGGAGGCGCTGCATCATTATCGGCTTGCCGAGCAGTTTTTGCAACGTCTGCCGGAGCAGACGAGAAGACGCGCTGAGGTGCAGTTCGGCATTGGCTTGGTGCTGGAGAAGCTGGAGCAGTTTGAGACAGCAGAAAGCTGTTTCGAGCATGCTGCTTCGTTGTATCTAAGAGCGATCGACAAGCGGATGGCGACGCTCGCGAGGATCTCCCGCGGGCGTTTGCTCGGCAAGACGGGGCGGCATGAGGAAGCGTTGACCGAATTGAGAGCTAGCTTGCAGGAGGCGAAGAGCTTGAGTTGTCCAGAAGTGGAGGTGCGCGCCTATTGTGAGTTGAGCCAAGCGTGCGAGGCGATGGGGAAGCGGATGCTGGCCGAGTCACTTTTGCAAAAGGGGCTTGCTGTGAAGTGCGAATGCCCTGTCGAGCGTGGTTTGACCTTTTTGGCACTGGCCGAGCTGCATAGGGATGCTCAGCGTTACGAGGAAGCGTTGGAAGCGGTTAGGCAGGCGTTATACTTGTTGCATGAGAACATGGAAGAGTTACTCGTGGTCTATCAACTGTTGACCGACTTGTACAAGCGGCAGGAGGATTACGAGCAGGCAAGCTTTTGGGCGGAACGTGCCGATCGTTTGGTTGGCAAGCAGATGCAACAGCGGGGCTGGAAAGCATAG
- a CDS encoding HSP90 family protein translates to MQHQEQNYRFKVNLQGMIELLSGHLYSSPRVYIRELLQNGTDAIRARAKTDTDFSGQISLEVIASADGPRTLIFEDNGVGLTEDEVHQFLAIIGESSKRAEEMRNTDFIGRFGIGLLSCFVVSDEIVVITRSIHSETAVEWRGRPDGTYTIRQLEGNFTPGTRIYLRSKLGFEEYFDIATVRDLCRHYGGLLPYPVSVSDGIRTQTINESKPLWLLPNWQQTVSHEAMLDYGRRFFGESFIDYIPLRSETGDVTGIAFVLPHRAAITTKTNHQVYLKQMLLSENVDNILPNWAFFVKCIINTNDLLPTASREEFYEDSKLSVVRETLGNCLRDYLIYLAEHDLPRLHKLIAIHFLSIKALAVQDDQLYRLFIKWLPFETSQGRLTMEQILERNKLIRYTPSLDEYRQISRVSAAQSMCVINGGYVFDAELIERLPDFFPEYSVERVDPLDITESLEDLTIPEQQLAFQFMRTANTVLQSFGCNAEIKKFLPLELPALYSTSEEATFLRSVERTQEESNPLFASILESLNAAFGAPAAHGQLCFNFNNPVILKLVQSADPKLQQMAIEMIYVQALLMGHHPLNHREMKLLNNGLFNLIELGMR, encoded by the coding sequence TTGCAGCACCAAGAGCAAAATTACCGTTTCAAAGTAAATCTACAAGGCATGATCGAGCTGCTGTCCGGCCATCTGTACAGCTCGCCGCGCGTTTATATTCGTGAACTGTTGCAAAATGGGACCGATGCTATCCGAGCTCGGGCCAAGACCGACACAGACTTTTCCGGGCAGATCTCACTCGAAGTGATTGCTTCCGCCGACGGTCCTCGCACGCTGATCTTTGAAGACAACGGCGTGGGACTTACCGAAGATGAAGTTCATCAGTTTTTGGCGATCATCGGCGAATCCTCGAAGCGCGCAGAAGAGATGCGCAACACCGATTTTATCGGCCGCTTCGGCATCGGTCTGCTCTCCTGCTTTGTCGTCAGTGATGAGATCGTCGTGATCACCCGTTCCATTCACAGCGAGACCGCTGTCGAATGGCGCGGTAGACCGGACGGCACCTATACGATCCGCCAGTTAGAAGGCAACTTCACACCGGGCACGCGGATCTACCTGCGTAGCAAGCTCGGCTTCGAAGAGTATTTTGACATCGCGACCGTTCGCGATCTCTGCCGTCATTATGGCGGGCTGCTCCCCTACCCCGTCTCCGTCTCGGATGGCATCCGCACGCAGACGATCAATGAAAGCAAACCTCTCTGGCTGTTACCCAACTGGCAGCAGACCGTCTCCCACGAGGCGATGCTCGACTATGGCAGACGCTTTTTCGGGGAATCGTTTATCGATTATATCCCGCTACGCTCAGAGACGGGTGATGTGACTGGTATCGCGTTCGTGCTGCCTCACCGCGCCGCGATCACCACCAAGACGAACCATCAAGTCTATCTCAAGCAGATGTTGCTCTCTGAAAATGTGGACAACATTTTGCCGAATTGGGCCTTTTTTGTCAAATGTATCATCAACACCAACGACCTGTTGCCGACAGCTTCACGCGAAGAATTTTACGAGGACAGCAAGCTGTCTGTCGTGCGGGAAACGCTCGGGAACTGCCTGCGCGACTATCTGATTTACCTCGCCGAACACGACCTGCCCCGCCTGCACAAGCTGATCGCGATCCACTTTCTGTCGATCAAAGCGTTGGCGGTGCAAGACGACCAACTCTATCGGCTGTTTATCAAGTGGTTGCCGTTCGAAACGTCGCAGGGTCGCCTGACGATGGAGCAAATTTTAGAAAGGAACAAGTTGATCCGCTACACACCTTCACTCGATGAATACAGACAGATCTCCCGTGTATCGGCCGCGCAGTCGATGTGTGTGATCAACGGCGGTTATGTGTTCGACGCGGAGTTGATCGAGCGTCTTCCCGACTTTTTCCCAGAGTACAGCGTGGAGCGCGTCGATCCGCTCGACATCACCGAGTCGTTAGAGGATTTGACAATTCCTGAACAACAATTGGCCTTTCAATTCATGCGCACCGCCAACACCGTGTTACAATCGTTCGGCTGTAATGCGGAGATTAAAAAATTTCTGCCGTTGGAACTACCCGCCCTCTATTCGACCAGCGAGGAAGCGACATTTCTGCGCTCCGTGGAGCGGACACAGGAGGAATCCAATCCGTTGTTCGCTTCCATCCTCGAGTCGTTGAACGCCGCATTTGGCGCACCTGCCGCACACGGGCAGCTTTGCTTCAACTTCAACAACCCGGTCATCCTCAAACTGGTGCAGTCGGCCGACCCGAAACTGCAACAGATGGCCATCGAGATGATCTATGTACAGGCGCTGTTGATGGGGCATCATCCACTCAACCACCGCGAGATGAAACTGCTCAACAACGGCCTGTTCAACCTGATCGAATTGGGCATGAGATAA
- the lepB gene encoding signal peptidase I, with amino-acid sequence MFKKIKNKWLREGLSWASLLVVAFLINLLIREHVFAITKIEGQSMQPTLENHERVYLNRLAYDLEEPKRGDIVVFPAPNDTRDYIKRIIGLSGDEVKISQGVLYLNGEKQAEKYIDTITNDFPPTIVPDGHVFVMGDNRHPGASLDSRDPRVGFVPEEILKGRVDFVLYPSLHWVDTQQ; translated from the coding sequence ATGTTCAAAAAAATCAAAAACAAATGGCTTCGCGAAGGGCTCAGCTGGGCATCCCTTTTAGTAGTCGCTTTTCTCATCAATCTCCTCATCCGCGAGCACGTCTTTGCGATCACCAAGATTGAAGGTCAATCGATGCAACCGACCTTAGAAAACCATGAGCGCGTCTATCTGAATCGATTAGCCTACGACTTGGAAGAACCAAAGCGCGGCGACATCGTCGTCTTCCCTGCACCGAACGACACTCGCGACTACATTAAACGCATCATCGGACTGTCGGGCGATGAAGTGAAGATCAGCCAAGGCGTGCTCTACCTCAACGGAGAGAAACAGGCGGAGAAGTACATCGACACGATCACCAATGATTTCCCGCCGACCATCGTGCCAGACGGACACGTCTTCGTGATGGGCGACAATCGGCACCCTGGCGCGTCGCTCGATTCTCGCGATCCGCGTGTCGGGTTCGTACCCGAAGAAATTCTCAAGGGCCGTGTTGATTTCGTGCTCTACCCGTCTTTGCACTGGGTTGATACCCAACAATAA
- a CDS encoding NADPH-dependent FMN reductase — MKIVALIGSLRTDSTTMKAAQVAINAAKAAGADVEIFDLRERPLPLYDPNDENKYEEENVKYFVELMNQADAFILGSPEYHNGISGVFKNALDFVGYNQFAGKPVGLIASAGGAVATNTLNQMLTILRSLHAYVVPQFGSVGYNDSFTEDGKFTNEKSQERFEQIGKSVVNLTKAMKQSVEVN, encoded by the coding sequence ATGAAAATTGTAGCTCTCATTGGTAGCTTGCGTACCGATTCGACCACGATGAAAGCGGCACAGGTCGCGATCAACGCGGCAAAAGCAGCGGGCGCAGATGTGGAAATTTTCGATCTGCGTGAACGTCCGCTTCCGTTGTATGATCCGAACGATGAAAACAAATACGAAGAAGAGAACGTCAAATATTTTGTAGAACTGATGAACCAAGCGGACGCCTTCATCCTGGGCTCGCCAGAATATCACAACGGTATCTCCGGCGTGTTCAAAAACGCGCTGGACTTTGTAGGATACAATCAGTTCGCTGGCAAACCAGTTGGCCTGATCGCTTCTGCTGGTGGCGCGGTTGCGACCAATACGTTAAACCAAATGCTGACCATCTTGCGTTCTCTGCACGCCTATGTCGTGCCGCAGTTCGGTTCGGTCGGCTACAATGATTCCTTTACGGAAGATGGCAAATTTACCAACGAGAAGTCGCAGGAGCGCTTTGAGCAAATTGGTAAATCGGTCGTCAACTTGACGAAAGCTATGAAA